The following coding sequences lie in one Metallumcola ferriviriculae genomic window:
- a CDS encoding UPF0182 family protein: protein MRFRRYLLGTVILAVMALVFFSKLGLNLYVDWLWFNSVDYSQIFLKTVYYDWLVRLVVLLSLFILLLVNLLLTRKHVLQRISLPETENVIPLKNYYLSDFLTGKRLVAIYTVVSILLAALLSVVASGQWLTVLKFLHRQPFNITEPLFNLDAGFYVFQLPFFNLIYTILMTGLVVSTLLVAAVHFLTDPSQFSLNKAFTRGKIHLSVLVSLILMLKAVGYRLAMYDLLLSPRGVAFGASYTDVHAQLPALKIMFVLALVAAAAVLVNVFLKKFRWVLTSIILLVISSVVLGSVFPGLMQKFIVEPDEFRKEEPYLEHNIDFTRQAFDLDGIDNQFFSVTNQFAGEDIKANQGTLDNVRIWDWRPLIQTYSQLQEIQLYYNFGSVDVDRYQIDGQLRQVMLSARELNQGQLPEQAKTWINQKLRYTHGYGLVMSPASAVTEEGLPAFYLKDIPSKASVSDVNVKKPQIYYGEQTDSYVFVKTGTTEFDYPAASGENHDTVYQADNGIKLGSIFKRLALAAYLQDIKILLAGDLNADSRLLLNRTIGQRMRKIAPFLEYDRDPYLVLADGELFWMQDAYTTTNKFPYSETMGGVNYIRNSVKIVVNAYDGSVRFYLAEPNDPIIRSYAAIFPGTFLPLEKMPSALRSHVRYPVDLFMLQAQQYSTYHMTDPRDFYNKEGQWNLPMEIVGDKKVPMEPYYTVMRLPDEEKNEYLLMLPFTPAKKLNMTSWLAVRNSPKEYGGMIDFRFPRDSLVFGPMQIEARIDQDSEISSQLTLWNQRGSEIIRGNLLVIPIKDSILYVEPLFLQGEQSRLPELRRVIVAYKDNIVMAKTFEQALETLFKDEVPVPAPQPEPNPQPELPTGNNQNVDELIKSANQLFNLAQEKLRQGDWNGYGDAINELDTILNQLEQISNNPAQGN from the coding sequence ATGCGTTTTAGACGCTATTTATTAGGCACAGTAATATTAGCAGTAATGGCACTGGTATTTTTCTCTAAGTTAGGGCTTAACCTTTATGTAGATTGGCTTTGGTTTAATTCGGTAGACTATAGTCAGATATTTTTGAAGACGGTATATTACGATTGGCTTGTGAGATTAGTAGTACTGTTATCATTATTCATTTTATTGCTGGTTAACTTATTGTTGACTAGGAAACATGTACTGCAGAGAATCTCTTTACCAGAAACAGAGAATGTTATTCCCTTAAAAAACTATTATTTATCGGATTTTTTAACAGGCAAACGGCTGGTAGCAATCTATACCGTTGTCAGTATTCTTTTGGCTGCATTACTTTCCGTAGTTGCAAGCGGTCAGTGGTTAACGGTTCTGAAATTTCTTCATAGGCAGCCCTTCAATATTACTGAACCATTATTTAACTTGGATGCAGGATTTTATGTTTTTCAACTGCCATTTTTTAATCTTATCTATACAATTTTGATGACTGGTTTAGTTGTCAGCACATTGTTGGTTGCAGCTGTGCATTTCTTGACTGACCCCAGCCAATTTTCTTTAAATAAGGCGTTCACCAGAGGCAAAATTCATCTTTCCGTGTTGGTAAGCCTGATATTAATGTTAAAAGCGGTTGGCTACCGATTAGCTATGTATGATCTGCTGCTTTCCCCGCGAGGAGTGGCTTTTGGTGCCAGTTATACCGATGTACATGCCCAATTGCCTGCGCTAAAAATCATGTTTGTTTTGGCACTTGTAGCCGCCGCTGCAGTCCTGGTAAATGTCTTTTTGAAAAAATTCCGCTGGGTGCTGACTAGTATTATATTGCTTGTTATTTCCTCGGTAGTGCTGGGAAGCGTTTTTCCTGGATTAATGCAAAAATTCATCGTAGAACCGGATGAATTCCGAAAGGAAGAACCGTATTTGGAACACAATATTGACTTTACCCGTCAAGCATTTGATTTGGATGGCATCGATAATCAGTTTTTTTCGGTTACTAATCAATTTGCCGGGGAGGACATTAAGGCTAACCAAGGGACCCTCGATAATGTACGTATTTGGGATTGGCGCCCACTGATACAGACATATTCTCAACTTCAAGAAATTCAGCTTTATTATAATTTCGGTAGTGTGGATGTTGACAGATATCAAATTGACGGTCAATTACGGCAGGTAATGCTTTCTGCCAGGGAATTAAATCAAGGACAACTACCCGAGCAGGCCAAAACGTGGATCAATCAAAAGTTAAGATATACCCATGGGTACGGATTGGTGATGAGCCCGGCCAGCGCAGTTACTGAAGAAGGGTTGCCGGCATTTTATTTAAAAGACATACCGTCTAAGGCCTCGGTTTCTGACGTTAATGTGAAAAAGCCGCAAATATATTATGGCGAACAAACTGACAGTTATGTTTTTGTAAAGACAGGCACAACGGAATTTGACTATCCTGCCGCGTCGGGCGAGAACCATGACACAGTATACCAAGCAGACAATGGTATCAAGCTAGGCTCAATTTTTAAACGTCTGGCTTTGGCGGCATACCTTCAAGATATAAAGATCCTCCTTGCCGGTGATTTGAACGCTGACAGCAGGTTACTGTTAAACAGAACTATCGGACAGCGCATGAGAAAAATTGCGCCTTTCTTAGAATATGACCGCGACCCTTATCTGGTGTTGGCTGACGGTGAGCTATTCTGGATGCAAGATGCGTATACCACCACCAATAAATTCCCATATTCAGAAACGATGGGTGGAGTCAATTACATTCGTAATTCAGTAAAAATTGTCGTGAATGCCTATGACGGCTCAGTAAGATTTTATCTTGCGGAGCCTAATGATCCGATAATCCGAAGTTACGCTGCCATTTTCCCCGGCACATTTTTACCGCTAGAAAAGATGCCGTCGGCTCTTCGCAGCCATGTTCGTTATCCTGTGGATTTGTTTATGCTTCAGGCGCAGCAATATTCAACCTATCACATGACAGATCCCAGGGATTTTTATAATAAGGAAGGCCAATGGAATTTGCCCATGGAAATAGTAGGTGATAAGAAAGTACCGATGGAGCCGTACTATACAGTGATGCGGCTTCCTGATGAAGAAAAGAATGAGTATCTTTTAATGCTGCCTTTTACACCGGCAAAGAAACTAAATATGACTTCTTGGCTAGCTGTGCGTAATTCGCCTAAGGAATATGGTGGTATGATTGACTTCCGTTTCCCCAGGGACAGTTTAGTTTTTGGACCGATGCAGATTGAAGCAAGAATAGACCAAGATTCCGAAATATCAAGCCAGCTGACACTCTGGAACCAACGTGGCTCAGAAATCATCAGAGGCAATTTATTGGTAATTCCCATCAAGGATTCAATCCTATATGTTGAGCCGCTTTTCCTCCAAGGAGAACAAAGTCGTCTGCCGGAGCTGCGTCGGGTAATTGTGGCATACAAAGACAATATCGTTATGGCAAAAACATTTGAACAAGCACTAGAAACCTTATTTAAAGATGAAGTGCCCGTGCCAGCACCGCAGCCGGAGCCGAATCCGCAGCCGGAGCTGCCCACAGGGAATAACCAGAATGTCGATGAGCTAATTAAATCTGCTAACCAATTATTTAACCTGGCTCAGGAAAAACTACGTCAAGGTGACTGGAACGGCTACGGTGACGCAATTAACGAATTAGATACAATCTTAAACCAATTGGAACAGATATCAAATAACCCTGCACAGGGAAACTAG
- a CDS encoding DUF523 domain-containing protein, which translates to MILISACLAGRNCRYDSGTHGTDYLKIMEKYVLMPVCPEQLGNLSTPRQPAEILGGTGLDVIKGNAKVMTEEGGDVTRNFIQGAAEVLDIALKNYVQCAVFKERSPSCGCRYLYDGTFSGKLIRGGGVTTALLKQNQIPVFSEEDLTAACLIKRILKP; encoded by the coding sequence ATTATCCTTATATCAGCGTGCTTAGCAGGTCGAAACTGCCGTTACGACAGTGGTACTCACGGCACTGATTATCTGAAAATAATGGAAAAATATGTGCTCATGCCCGTTTGCCCGGAACAATTGGGCAATTTATCCACCCCGAGACAACCGGCGGAAATACTTGGTGGTACCGGGTTAGATGTAATAAAAGGTAACGCTAAGGTAATGACAGAGGAAGGTGGTGATGTTACGCGTAACTTTATACAGGGCGCAGCGGAAGTATTGGACATCGCTTTAAAAAACTATGTTCAATGCGCCGTGTTTAAGGAGAGAAGCCCTTCATGCGGCTGCAGATATCTGTATGACGGTACATTTAGCGGAAAGTTAATTCGCGGTGGAGGTGTAACTACTGCCCTGCTGAAACAAAATCAAATACCGGTATTTTCTGAAGAAGATTTAACAGCAGCTTGCCTGATTAAACGCATACTAAAGCCCTGA
- a CDS encoding ABC-ATPase domain-containing protein, with protein sequence MLTLQQLREKLFNIDGKGYKAYKNIAGQYQGENFKLYIDYVQGDPFASPSRVRLCVAQQTALFPVDSYSTRIRNTALTDFLNRQAVKAIEKSAKGSRGTGKSGMIAVDKPGQQILSRTAVAINNDFVELRASIGLPARGRRVLGKQAAAMFLDELPQIIDNCLLYNSLPQHSLWEHIYSVEDQEHLRASLADKGLVAFVGNGSILPRKSGVSDRPLSIDKAVSFKSPALLEITLELPHAGKVTGMGFTNGVTLITGGGYHGKSTLLQAIQKGIYNHIPGDGREKVVSLPSAVKIRAEDGRRVERVDISPFINNLPYGLNTKNFSSEDASGSTSQAANIMEALEIQSELLLLDEDTSATNFMIRDVRMQQLVTKNKEPITPFIDKVRLLVNQLEVSTVLVVGGSGDYLDVADTVIMMDEYYPLDVTRTAKDIAARIKTGRNDEGGTVFGSIPSRIVDAKSINPQKGKKRKISARGVTSLQFGVYTIDLSQVEQLVDISQTQAIGDIIVYMSKNYLNGTTLAKALERVYQDIERYGLDIISPFYGQHPGDYALPRLYEVAAAINRLRSLRIRGGTL encoded by the coding sequence TTGTTAACACTGCAACAATTACGAGAAAAGTTATTTAACATTGATGGTAAGGGGTATAAGGCCTATAAAAATATTGCCGGTCAATACCAAGGGGAGAATTTTAAGTTATATATTGATTATGTTCAAGGGGACCCATTTGCATCGCCATCCAGGGTGAGACTGTGCGTAGCTCAACAAACTGCATTATTTCCTGTGGATTCATACAGTACGAGAATTAGGAATACTGCACTGACAGACTTTCTCAACCGCCAAGCCGTTAAGGCCATCGAAAAATCGGCTAAGGGATCACGTGGAACAGGGAAAAGCGGAATGATTGCCGTTGACAAGCCGGGTCAACAGATACTAAGCAGAACAGCAGTGGCAATTAATAATGACTTTGTGGAGCTTAGGGCCAGCATCGGTCTTCCGGCTAGAGGGAGAAGAGTATTGGGGAAACAGGCAGCTGCCATGTTTTTGGATGAACTGCCTCAGATAATAGATAACTGCTTATTGTACAACTCTTTGCCTCAACATAGCTTATGGGAGCACATATACTCTGTAGAAGACCAGGAACACCTCAGGGCAAGTTTAGCAGACAAAGGGTTGGTAGCGTTTGTGGGCAACGGCTCGATTTTACCGCGGAAAAGCGGTGTCAGTGACCGACCACTTAGTATTGATAAAGCTGTTTCTTTCAAATCCCCTGCTTTGTTGGAAATTACACTTGAATTACCACATGCGGGTAAAGTAACTGGTATGGGCTTTACTAACGGAGTAACGTTGATTACCGGCGGTGGGTATCATGGCAAATCAACGCTGCTGCAGGCCATACAAAAAGGGATATATAATCATATTCCCGGCGATGGCCGGGAAAAGGTAGTTAGCCTGCCTTCAGCGGTCAAGATAAGGGCGGAAGATGGAAGAAGAGTAGAGAGAGTGGACATCAGTCCTTTTATCAATAATTTGCCTTATGGTCTGAACACCAAGAACTTTTCTTCTGAAGATGCCAGCGGTAGTACTTCACAAGCGGCAAACATCATGGAGGCCTTAGAAATTCAATCTGAGCTACTGCTTCTGGATGAAGATACCAGTGCTACAAATTTTATGATTCGTGATGTAAGAATGCAGCAATTGGTTACAAAAAATAAGGAGCCCATCACTCCTTTTATTGATAAGGTTAGACTATTGGTAAATCAGTTGGAAGTGTCTACGGTTCTGGTGGTCGGCGGGTCCGGTGATTATCTTGATGTAGCGGATACGGTAATAATGATGGATGAGTACTACCCTTTGGATGTTACCCGAACTGCCAAGGATATTGCGGCCCGGATAAAAACTGGAAGAAATGACGAAGGGGGTACGGTTTTTGGCAGCATTCCCAGTAGAATTGTCGATGCTAAAAGCATTAATCCTCAGAAAGGCAAGAAAAGGAAGATATCTGCTCGTGGGGTAACTAGCCTGCAATTTGGTGTTTATACGATAGATTTGAGCCAGGTGGAACAGTTAGTGGATATAAGTCAAACCCAGGCCATAGGGGATATTATTGTCTACATGTCAAAGAATTATCTAAACGGTACCACGTTAGCAAAGGCGTTGGAAAGGGTTTATCAAGATATTGAAAGGTATGGATTGGATATTATTTCTCCCTTTTATGGGCAGCATCCGGGAGATTACGCCCTGCCAAGGTTATACGAGGTTGCAGCTGCCATTAATAGGTTACGCTCATTGAGGATACGAGGAGGGACATTATGA
- a CDS encoding formate dehydrogenase subunit gamma translates to MSTKEIVIPKKIKRWNRHQRYQHLLLALSVIMLVITGFPIKYGSWGWSQVVVDLFGSFHNMFMTHLTFGVIMLISGVYHLIWMVGYFARKGPSWAMVPTFKDVKDAVHHAKFLLGITKEPPRYDRYTYLEKFEYLAVFWGIIVMGGSGLILWFPGMFGWLTTTGLHITRIAHTNEAFVAMLAVVLGHFFSVHFNPHVFPSSKVWINGSISREHMEEEHLLEYEKLLEQYRKDGVPVVKHEHHSRFAKSRKLIIFELVVYVTVVILLMVTFIPLLFV, encoded by the coding sequence ATGAGTACTAAAGAAATTGTAATTCCGAAGAAGATCAAAAGATGGAACAGACACCAGCGCTACCAACATTTATTGCTAGCCTTAAGTGTAATTATGTTGGTAATAACCGGCTTCCCAATCAAATATGGAAGTTGGGGCTGGTCCCAGGTGGTCGTGGACCTATTTGGTAGCTTCCATAATATGTTTATGACGCACTTAACATTCGGGGTTATCATGCTTATCAGCGGTGTGTATCATCTTATTTGGATGGTAGGGTATTTTGCCAGAAAGGGCCCCAGTTGGGCCATGGTTCCTACCTTTAAGGATGTTAAAGACGCAGTTCACCATGCAAAGTTCTTACTTGGCATAACCAAAGAGCCGCCTCGATATGATAGATACACCTACTTGGAAAAATTTGAGTACCTAGCAGTTTTTTGGGGAATTATCGTGATGGGCGGAAGCGGTTTGATACTGTGGTTTCCCGGTATGTTCGGCTGGCTGACAACTACCGGCTTACACATTACGCGTATTGCCCACACCAATGAAGCGTTTGTGGCCATGCTGGCAGTAGTATTGGGGCACTTTTTTTCAGTACACTTCAATCCCCATGTATTTCCCAGCAGTAAAGTTTGGATTAACGGCAGCATATCCAGAGAGCATATGGAAGAAGAACACTTGTTGGAGTATGAAAAGCTCTTAGAACAATACCGCAAGGATGGGGTTCCGGTGGTTAAGCATGAACATCATAGTCGTTTTGCTAAGAGTCGCAAGTTAATCATTTTCGAACTGGTGGTCTATGTTACGGTAGTTATTCTACTTATGGTAACATTTATTCCACTACTGTTTGTGTAG
- a CDS encoding cytochrome c3 family protein has protein sequence MSSSPYNDAPPKKRRRLLKLLLIYAVIAIVGYGLGSFLKYDKNPEACGGCHAMQPQVKTWQVTAHNNIDCVTCHEDLSMATFKFREGTGRYRLPIENTKFMEDDVCLQCHNPKRIVTPPGDLVIPHTLHMEKGVDCIDCHEAVVHANVNKEVMTEGLDPGDFTLEMAQELTEHGNRIPMDKCMQCHNGAKAPRDCNVCHTDKQSPPSHDELQWGTGHGREAFKNINSCNECHEYNLAKKQAYDASADPLINVQREARTNGFCYNCHIQRPVTHTKVYSVDHPDKAREFAKGCLACHNKEKEPETEVAPPTTNVYCEQCHFTLHPSNWQIKHPEKVRADGDATCYSCHAATSCASCHSKRK, from the coding sequence ATGAGTTCATCACCGTACAACGATGCGCCACCGAAAAAGCGTCGGCGTTTACTTAAACTACTGTTGATCTATGCAGTAATAGCCATTGTTGGCTACGGGCTTGGTTCTTTTTTGAAATATGATAAAAACCCGGAGGCCTGTGGCGGCTGTCATGCAATGCAGCCCCAGGTGAAAACCTGGCAGGTTACAGCCCATAATAATATAGATTGCGTTACCTGTCATGAGGATTTGTCTATGGCCACCTTTAAGTTTAGAGAGGGAACCGGGCGCTATCGTTTGCCGATTGAAAATACTAAGTTCATGGAAGACGATGTATGTCTCCAATGTCATAACCCAAAGCGGATTGTTACTCCGCCGGGGGACCTGGTAATTCCACATACTCTGCATATGGAAAAGGGCGTGGATTGCATTGATTGTCATGAAGCGGTGGTCCATGCAAATGTTAATAAAGAGGTGATGACCGAAGGATTAGACCCGGGAGACTTTACTTTGGAAATGGCGCAGGAATTGACCGAGCACGGTAATAGAATCCCAATGGATAAATGTATGCAATGTCATAATGGTGCTAAGGCCCCGAGAGATTGTAATGTCTGCCATACTGATAAACAGTCGCCGCCATCTCATGATGAGCTCCAATGGGGTACCGGGCACGGTCGTGAGGCTTTTAAAAACATCAATAGCTGTAATGAGTGTCATGAATATAATCTTGCTAAGAAACAAGCGTATGATGCTAGCGCTGACCCGTTAATTAATGTGCAGCGTGAAGCGCGTACAAATGGTTTTTGTTATAATTGTCACATTCAGAGACCGGTGACCCATACTAAGGTTTATTCAGTGGATCATCCGGATAAGGCACGTGAATTTGCGAAAGGTTGCCTGGCTTGTCATAATAAAGAGAAGGAACCTGAAACCGAGGTAGCGCCGCCAACCACTAATGTGTATTGCGAACAGTGTCACTTTACTCTGCATCCGTCCAACTGGCAAATAAAACACCCTGAAAAGGTGAGGGCAGATGGAGACGCGACTTGTTATTCTTGTCATGCCGCTACAAGCTGCGCTTCGTGTCACTCGAAAAGAAAATAG
- a CDS encoding formate dehydrogenase subunit gamma produces MFSSAYGKRTRKFERFNIHQRIQHIMMFVSFFMCTFTGLPIKYNHSWWAPKVTALFGGFDTMFTVHLIGAAIMLASSAYHLFYLIIYPIIKKQISIATVPALKDVRDINQHMRYLLGLTKEKARFDRYSYKEKFDYWAVFWGIFIMGGSGLMMWFPSFSAGLFPRWLIESTRIAHSDEAMLAILAIFIWHFYNVHFSPDFFPMNFVWFHGKMSHELMEHEHPAELNKILEKEQGANEKKDPKVPEDDTSRLNI; encoded by the coding sequence ATGTTTTCTAGTGCCTATGGTAAACGCACCCGAAAGTTTGAGCGGTTTAACATCCATCAAAGAATTCAACATATTATGATGTTCGTCAGTTTCTTTATGTGCACTTTTACCGGCTTGCCGATCAAATATAATCACAGTTGGTGGGCACCAAAAGTTACTGCGCTGTTTGGCGGCTTTGACACTATGTTTACCGTTCACCTTATCGGTGCTGCCATTATGCTGGCATCTTCTGCATATCACCTGTTTTACCTAATTATTTATCCTATTATCAAGAAACAAATAAGTATCGCAACAGTACCCGCACTAAAAGATGTTAGAGATATCAATCAGCATATGCGCTACCTTTTGGGTTTGACAAAAGAAAAGGCCCGCTTCGATCGCTATTCCTACAAGGAGAAATTTGACTACTGGGCTGTATTCTGGGGAATTTTCATCATGGGTGGTTCAGGCCTAATGATGTGGTTTCCAAGTTTTTCTGCCGGCCTATTCCCCAGATGGTTGATTGAGAGCACGCGTATTGCCCATAGTGATGAGGCGATGTTGGCCATCTTGGCTATCTTTATTTGGCACTTTTACAACGTCCATTTCAGTCCCGACTTTTTCCCAATGAACTTTGTCTGGTTCCATGGCAAGATGTCCCATGAGTTAATGGAGCATGAGCATCCTGCGGAGCTGAATAAAATCTTGGAAAAAGAGCAAGGTGCCAATGAGAAAAAGGATCCGAAGGTTCCAGAAGATGATACCTCCAGATTAAATATATGA
- a CDS encoding D-alanine--D-alanine ligase, producing the protein MIKVAVLYGGQSAEREVSLNTGKAVYQALMDAGFTAGLIDVSRNVAAELQTISPDVAFIALHGPGGEDGAIQGLLETIGIPYTGSGVLASAMAMDKIVTKRILDVTGIATAAYAVFDSGKDNLEENSKVIRKNISGKLVVKAPNQGSSIGIYFVEPQDNLENAIKEALKYDKKILIERFISGIEVTASVIGNDKPEVLPLIEIVSHTGVYDYKAKYTKGLSDHVIPARITQDATKVVEKLSVETYRALGCKGLARVDFMVTEEGDPFVLEVNTIPGMTETSLFPDAARAAGRSFPELVAELVRLAME; encoded by the coding sequence GTGATTAAAGTAGCCGTGTTATACGGTGGGCAGTCGGCGGAGCGAGAGGTCTCTTTAAATACTGGTAAAGCTGTTTACCAGGCACTCATGGATGCCGGTTTTACAGCAGGTTTAATTGATGTGAGCCGAAATGTCGCTGCCGAACTGCAGACGATTTCACCTGATGTAGCTTTTATCGCCCTGCATGGCCCTGGCGGCGAGGATGGCGCAATCCAAGGATTATTGGAAACTATCGGTATTCCTTATACCGGCAGTGGAGTGCTGGCCAGTGCAATGGCTATGGATAAGATTGTCACCAAAAGGATTTTAGATGTTACAGGTATAGCTACCGCCGCCTATGCTGTTTTTGACAGTGGTAAAGATAACCTTGAAGAAAACTCAAAGGTCATCCGCAAAAACATTTCCGGCAAATTGGTGGTTAAAGCACCTAATCAGGGATCTAGTATTGGTATTTACTTTGTGGAACCCCAAGACAATCTGGAAAATGCAATAAAAGAAGCGTTAAAATATGATAAGAAAATTTTAATTGAGCGATTTATATCGGGTATTGAAGTGACAGCTTCAGTGATTGGCAATGATAAACCTGAAGTTCTACCGTTGATAGAAATCGTTTCGCATACCGGCGTATATGATTATAAAGCTAAATACACAAAAGGGTTAAGTGACCATGTTATTCCGGCGCGTATCACCCAGGATGCTACAAAAGTAGTTGAAAAGCTTTCAGTGGAGACATACCGTGCTCTAGGATGTAAAGGGCTGGCACGGGTGGATTTCATGGTGACAGAAGAGGGTGACCCCTTCGTATTGGAAGTGAACACCATCCCCGGAATGACAGAAACCAGCCTTTTCCCTGATGCTGCCAGAGCTGCCGGAAGGTCCTTCCCTGAACTGGTAGCAGAATTGGTTCGTTTAGCGATGGAATAA
- the fusA gene encoding elongation factor G has translation MQVFQSDKIRNVGVVSHGGAGKTSLVEAMLYNTGVLSRLGKVDEGNTTTDYLPEEINRKVTINTALAPCVWKNVKVNLLDTPGYSDFIGEVKGAMRVVDSLLFTLCAVSGVEVQTEIIWEYAQGKQKPKIAFINKIDRENANFYRVVNNMKEILEGSSIVPIQLPIGEQDSFKGVVNLLEMQAYVYADGKASKGDIPPELTDNAKIYREALIEAAAEADDELLMKYLDGEELTEDEIKKGLKAGIKSGKVTPVLCGSAINNMGVDMLLDFLSSHAPSPLDVMEGDNLHEKPLAAQAFKTIADPYVGRLTLFRVFSGVFKADTSVYNANKEEDEKISQVFVMQGKTQHSVPEINPGDIGAVTKLQYTTTGDTLTIKQDPQLLEGLDFPVAHLTVAISPKSKGDEEKVGSALAKIMEEDPSIKLEKNIETKQTLLTGMGELHLDIIVERLQNRFNVEVESFPPRIPYRETIRKAVQKVEGKHKKQSGGHGQYGHVYVDMVPADEDFIFEQTIFGGSVPKQYFPAVEKGIQEAMVEGSIAGYPVTNLKVVLVDGSYHAVDSSEMAFKIAGALAFRKAMQQASPILLEPVMNLEVTVPSSYMGDIMGDLNGKRGKIMGMEPKGKYQVIKAQAPLGELHRYPIDLKSITQGRGTFHMEFDHYEQVPENIAQKIIEESKAEGE, from the coding sequence ATGCAAGTATTTCAGTCCGACAAAATTAGAAATGTTGGTGTTGTGTCCCACGGCGGAGCAGGTAAGACTTCTCTGGTAGAAGCTATGCTTTACAATACGGGAGTCCTGTCACGTTTGGGTAAAGTGGATGAAGGAAATACGACTACAGATTACTTGCCGGAAGAAATTAATCGTAAGGTTACAATAAACACCGCCTTGGCACCCTGTGTCTGGAAAAATGTAAAGGTTAATCTCTTGGATACTCCTGGTTACTCCGACTTTATTGGAGAAGTAAAAGGGGCCATGCGAGTTGTGGACAGTCTCCTATTTACTCTCTGTGCCGTTTCCGGCGTGGAAGTGCAGACGGAAATTATTTGGGAATATGCTCAGGGTAAACAAAAACCTAAGATAGCTTTTATTAACAAAATAGATCGTGAGAATGCAAACTTCTACCGTGTAGTGAACAATATGAAGGAAATATTGGAAGGGAGCAGCATCGTTCCGATACAACTGCCTATTGGCGAGCAGGACAGTTTTAAAGGAGTCGTTAACCTGTTAGAAATGCAGGCATATGTTTATGCAGATGGGAAAGCCAGCAAAGGCGACATCCCGCCGGAACTTACAGACAATGCTAAGATTTACCGTGAAGCTTTGATTGAAGCAGCTGCTGAAGCCGATGACGAACTTTTGATGAAGTATTTAGATGGTGAAGAACTAACTGAGGATGAAATCAAAAAGGGTTTGAAGGCGGGAATTAAAAGTGGTAAAGTTACTCCGGTTTTGTGTGGGTCGGCAATAAATAACATGGGAGTTGACATGCTTCTAGACTTCTTATCAAGTCATGCACCGTCCCCATTAGATGTAATGGAAGGGGATAATTTACATGAAAAGCCGTTAGCAGCGCAGGCATTCAAAACAATTGCAGATCCATATGTCGGCAGGCTGACCTTATTTAGGGTTTTTTCAGGGGTATTCAAGGCAGATACATCTGTTTATAATGCCAATAAGGAAGAAGATGAAAAAATTAGTCAGGTATTTGTAATGCAGGGCAAGACACAGCACTCTGTGCCGGAGATAAACCCGGGCGATATCGGTGCGGTTACCAAACTTCAGTATACTACTACCGGGGACACATTGACCATTAAGCAAGATCCGCAGCTCTTGGAAGGACTTGATTTCCCGGTTGCGCACCTAACGGTTGCGATTTCGCCTAAATCTAAGGGAGACGAAGAAAAAGTGGGTAGTGCTCTCGCCAAAATCATGGAGGAAGACCCGTCCATCAAATTAGAAAAAAATATTGAGACCAAGCAGACTTTGTTAACCGGTATGGGAGAACTTCATTTAGACATCATTGTAGAAAGACTACAAAATCGATTTAATGTAGAGGTGGAAAGTTTTCCACCCAGAATTCCTTACCGGGAGACAATTCGTAAAGCCGTCCAAAAGGTGGAAGGCAAGCATAAGAAACAATCCGGCGGTCACGGTCAATACGGGCATGTATACGTTGATATGGTACCGGCAGATGAGGATTTTATCTTCGAACAGACAATTTTTGGAGGTTCAGTACCCAAACAGTATTTCCCGGCAGTTGAAAAAGGTATTCAAGAGGCGATGGTGGAAGGCAGCATTGCCGGTTATCCGGTAACCAACCTCAAAGTTGTGTTGGTGGATGGGTCATACCATGCAGTTGATTCATCAGAAATGGCCTTCAAAATTGCTGGTGCTCTTGCTTTCAGAAAGGCTATGCAGCAGGCATCACCAATACTGCTGGAACCTGTAATGAATTTAGAAGTTACTGTGCCGTCGTCTTACATGGGTGATATTATGGGCGACTTGAACGGTAAAAGGGGTAAGATTATGGGTATGGAGCCCAAGGGCAAATATCAGGTGATTAAGGCTCAAGCACCGTTGGGTGAACTGCATAGGTATCCCATCGATTTGAAGTCTATTACCCAGGGCCGAGGTACTTTTCATATGGAATTTGATCACTATGAGCAGGTGCCTGAGAACATTGCCCAGAAGATAATAGAAGAATCCAAAGCAGAAGGGGAATAG